Proteins from a single region of Caloramator sp. E03:
- a CDS encoding lactate/malate family dehydrogenase has protein sequence MNYYRYKNEIIISNEKLNFEEVTEKEVLLKDKIYAALFMPPLYSKKTFCVSDEDMLFQSKESIDIVKKNFKSYDIPNFIKEKINKRKVQGINLNSPNWEDVLSYNMPSKWRVNIAGLGDVGGMLLCGLKLLGKDIISSIGIYDIDDNKVKRYVYETNEILSSADNNLSPFINAVNIDEIFNCDIFIFCVTAGIPKIDENCIDVRMAQYEKNLKIIKEYAKKAREVNFKGIFAVVSDPVDLLCKAVFKFSNINDKGELDLLGLAPERIRGYGLGVMNARAAFYANDIGLGEKYLKEGRVFGPHGEGLIVANSIKDYDDSISIYLTEKTKKLI, from the coding sequence ATGAATTACTATAGATATAAAAACGAGATAATAATATCCAATGAAAAGTTAAATTTTGAAGAAGTTACTGAAAAGGAAGTTTTATTAAAGGATAAAATATATGCTGCTCTCTTTATGCCTCCTCTTTATTCAAAAAAAACATTTTGTGTATCAGATGAAGATATGCTTTTTCAGTCAAAGGAAAGCATAGATATAGTTAAAAAGAATTTTAAAAGCTATGATATTCCAAACTTTATTAAAGAAAAAATTAATAAAAGAAAAGTACAAGGAATAAATCTCAACAGCCCCAATTGGGAGGATGTTTTAAGCTATAATATGCCTTCAAAGTGGAGAGTAAATATTGCAGGTCTTGGAGATGTTGGTGGAATGCTCCTTTGTGGCCTTAAGCTCCTTGGAAAAGATATTATAAGCAGCATAGGGATATATGACATAGATGATAATAAAGTAAAACGATATGTTTATGAGACTAATGAAATACTATCATCAGCTGATAATAATTTAAGTCCATTTATAAATGCAGTAAATATTGATGAAATTTTCAATTGTGATATTTTTATATTCTGTGTTACTGCTGGGATTCCTAAGATTGATGAAAACTGCATTGATGTTAGAATGGCGCAATATGAAAAAAATCTAAAGATTATAAAAGAATATGCAAAAAAGGCTCGTGAAGTTAACTTTAAAGGCATATTTGCAGTAGTTTCAGATCCTGTTGACCTTCTTTGCAAAGCAGTCTTTAAATTTAGCAATATAAATGATAAAGGTGAATTAGATCTTTTAGGTCTTGCCCCTGAAAGAATAAGAGGCTACGGATTGGGAGTCATGAATGCCAGAGCAGCTTTTTATGCAAATGATATAGGTCTTGGAGAAAAATATTTAAAGGAAGGTAGGGTATTTGGTCCTCATGGAGAAGGATTAATCGTTGCAAACAGCATTAAAGATTACGATGATAGTATTTCTATCTATCTCACTGAAAAAACAAAAAAGCTAATTTAG
- a CDS encoding flavodoxin family protein yields the protein MNDIYVLLPKFISKELNMMVEATLDNNKAVFIKDYDESYDFKNKKILIALELDKAGYCLSIDSIISKIYEKDINAFQGSKAALLVHSCSELYTKSTSSNIIFLLNQAGCSFIGHPVVEATASLSNFLTWQKTLNMNLLDICLKMCSQLGKRLLEDDIKNKKCPKILVLHSSSHTTSNTLTLWNMIKKHLKGYDIKEIHVENGTIQDCKGCSFKTCIHYSKQSSCFYGGFVVEEVFPAIESCDAIVWICPNYNDSISANLMAVINRITALYRKISFYDKSLFSVIVSGNSGSDSVAKQLIDALNINKGFRLPPKFCIMATANDPGSIKKVENIEIKVKEFAKIIKENL from the coding sequence ATGAATGATATATATGTATTACTTCCAAAGTTTATATCAAAAGAACTTAATATGATGGTTGAGGCTACTTTAGATAATAATAAAGCAGTTTTTATTAAAGATTACGATGAAAGCTATGATTTTAAAAACAAAAAAATACTAATAGCACTTGAACTTGATAAAGCAGGATACTGCCTATCAATTGATAGCATTATCTCAAAAATATATGAAAAAGACATCAACGCTTTCCAAGGGTCAAAAGCTGCTCTATTAGTTCATAGCTGCAGTGAACTATATACAAAAAGTACTTCATCAAATATTATATTTCTTTTAAATCAAGCAGGCTGTAGTTTCATTGGGCATCCAGTTGTTGAGGCAACTGCTTCCCTTTCAAACTTTTTAACATGGCAAAAGACTTTGAATATGAATCTCTTAGATATTTGCCTTAAAATGTGCAGCCAACTTGGTAAAAGACTCTTAGAAGATGATATTAAAAATAAAAAATGCCCTAAAATACTTGTACTTCATTCCAGCTCTCATACTACTTCAAATACCTTAACCCTTTGGAATATGATAAAAAAGCATCTTAAAGGATATGATATAAAAGAAATTCACGTTGAAAATGGAACTATACAGGATTGTAAAGGCTGTTCCTTTAAAACTTGTATACACTACAGCAAGCAAAGCAGCTGCTTTTATGGAGGGTTTGTTGTAGAAGAAGTTTTTCCTGCAATTGAAAGCTGTGACGCGATTGTTTGGATATGCCCAAATTACAATGATTCTATATCAGCAAATCTTATGGCAGTTATAAACAGAATAACTGCACTTTATAGAAAAATATCATTTTATGATAAAAGCCTTTTCTCGGTAATAGTGTCTGGTAACTCTGGCAGTGATAGCGTCGCAAAGCAGCTTATTGATGCTTTAAATATAAATAAAGGGTTCCGTCTCCCTCCAAAGTTTTGCATAATGGCAACTGCTAACGATCCAGGTTCTATCAAAAAAGTAGAAAATATAGAAATTAAAGTAAAAGAATTCGCAAAAATCATTAAGGAAAACCTATAA
- the pyrR gene encoding bifunctional pyr operon transcriptional regulator/uracil phosphoribosyltransferase PyrR — protein MKIKAQLLDEKGIERSLIRISHEIIEKNKGTENLVLVGIKTRGVPLAQRISSYIESFEGVKIPVGTLDITLYRDDLTEKYEQPSINDNTIDFEIKGKTIILVDDVLFTGRTVRAAMDAIIRLGRPKAIQLAVLIDRGHRELPIRPDYVGKNVPTSLSEIVHVRLYETDGENKVIISEKE, from the coding sequence TTGAAAATCAAAGCTCAGCTTCTTGATGAGAAGGGAATAGAAAGATCTTTAATTAGAATTTCCCATGAAATTATAGAGAAAAATAAGGGTACTGAAAATCTTGTTCTTGTTGGAATCAAAACAAGAGGAGTGCCTCTTGCTCAAAGAATTTCAAGCTATATAGAAAGTTTTGAAGGAGTTAAAATACCTGTTGGCACTCTTGATATAACTCTATATAGAGACGACCTTACAGAAAAATATGAACAGCCAAGTATAAATGATAACACTATTGACTTTGAAATAAAAGGAAAGACAATAATACTTGTTGATGATGTTCTTTTCACTGGAAGAACTGTAAGAGCAGCAATGGATGCTATTATAAGGCTTGGAAGACCAAAGGCAATTCAGCTTGCAGTTTTAATTGATAGAGGGCATAGGGAACTTCCAATACGTCCTGACTACGTTGGGAAGAACGTACCTACTTCACTATCAGAAATAGTTCATGTTAGACTTTATGAAACTGATGGGGAAAATAAGGTTATAATAAGCGAAAAGGAATGA
- a CDS encoding RluA family pseudouridine synthase, with protein sequence MKLINLEVDFEDADKRIDIYISKKIEDVSRTQVQKLIDEGKILVEGKKIKSNYKVKAGDKIEIEIPDPVKIDIVPEDIDIEILYEDEDIAVVNKPQGMVVHPAAGNYTGTLVNALLARCSNLSGINGEIRPGIVHRIDKDTSGVLVIAKNDIAHKKLAEQIKEHSVNRIYVALVEGIIKNDSGVINLPIGRHPVERKKMAVVKNGGRNAVTHFKVIERYKENTLIQAKLETGRTHQIRVHLAHIGHPLVGDPVYGYKKQKYKLKGQALHAMTLGFIHPTKGEYMEFSAPLPDYFNELIKKLRNS encoded by the coding sequence ATGAAGTTGATAAATTTAGAAGTCGATTTTGAAGATGCAGATAAAAGGATAGATATTTATATAAGTAAAAAGATAGAAGATGTATCAAGAACACAGGTACAAAAGCTTATAGATGAAGGTAAGATTCTTGTTGAAGGGAAAAAGATAAAAAGCAACTATAAAGTAAAGGCAGGAGATAAGATAGAGATTGAAATACCAGATCCTGTTAAAATAGATATTGTGCCAGAGGATATAGATATTGAAATACTTTATGAGGATGAGGATATTGCGGTTGTAAACAAACCTCAGGGTATGGTAGTTCATCCTGCAGCTGGAAATTATACTGGAACACTTGTTAATGCTCTACTTGCAAGGTGTAGCAATTTATCAGGTATTAACGGAGAAATAAGACCGGGAATTGTTCATAGAATAGATAAGGATACATCAGGAGTTTTAGTTATAGCTAAAAATGATATCGCTCATAAAAAATTAGCAGAACAGATAAAAGAGCACAGTGTAAATAGAATATATGTTGCATTGGTTGAAGGAATAATAAAGAATGATAGTGGGGTAATAAATCTTCCAATAGGTAGGCATCCTGTTGAAAGAAAGAAAATGGCCGTTGTAAAAAATGGTGGAAGGAATGCAGTTACTCATTTTAAAGTTATTGAGAGATATAAGGAAAATACTTTGATTCAAGCAAAGCTTGAAACTGGAAGAACACACCAGATAAGAGTTCATTTAGCGCATATTGGTCATCCTCTTGTTGGAGATCCTGTATATGGCTATAAAAAACAGAAATATAAGCTTAAAGGGCAAGCCCTTCATGCTATGACATTAGGTTTTATTCATCCAACAAAGGGAGAGTATATGGAGTTTTCGGCACCACTGCCGGATTATTTTAATGAACTTATTAAAAAGCTTAGGAATAGTTGA
- the lspA gene encoding signal peptidase II, with protein MEVFWILLLVFIDQLTKLLAKLNLYPDGNINLITGYLSLTYLENRGAAFGIFKNKKFFLVGLTSVVIALMLYYLLKNKGLSKYIKLSLILIISGAIGNLIDRIMKGYVIDFIHFYIKNIFDWPVFNFADILVVCGTIMLSIIIIFVKE; from the coding sequence ATGGAAGTTTTTTGGATTTTATTACTTGTTTTTATAGACCAGCTTACAAAACTTCTTGCAAAGCTTAATTTATATCCTGATGGCAATATAAATTTGATTACAGGATATCTTTCATTAACATACCTTGAAAATAGAGGTGCGGCATTTGGAATATTTAAAAATAAAAAGTTCTTTTTAGTTGGGCTAACTTCTGTAGTTATAGCTTTAATGCTTTACTATCTTTTAAAGAATAAAGGCTTATCTAAATATATTAAGTTAAGCTTGATACTAATTATTTCAGGAGCTATAGGAAACCTTATAGACAGGATAATGAAGGGATATGTTATTGATTTTATCCATTTTTATATTAAGAATATATTTGATTGGCCTGTATTTAATTTTGCTGATATATTAGTTGTATGTGGTACGATAATGCTCTCAATTATAATCATATTTGTTAAGGAATAG
- a CDS encoding TraR/DksA C4-type zinc finger protein — MESQMLLYYKNKLLEEKNRVLETIDSILKNGMAENQREEVEELSLIDNHPADFGSEMFEKERRYALLDNEKEIISRIENALSRIENGSYGKCEICGSDIPKERLDFMPYATTCVECESKKANYKTYKYDRPVEEEVLKPFGRSFMDISADMENDIMYDDEDAWQDVAQYEKRPGIIRNFDDLKGEFTSKSETKADGGIVEPTDNISNEQYRKQLP; from the coding sequence ATGGAAAGCCAAATGCTATTATATTATAAAAACAAGTTATTAGAAGAGAAGAATAGGGTTTTAGAAACAATAGATTCTATTTTAAAAAATGGAATGGCTGAAAATCAAAGGGAAGAGGTAGAGGAGTTGTCTTTAATTGATAACCACCCTGCAGATTTTGGTTCTGAGATGTTTGAAAAGGAGAGAAGATATGCTCTTTTAGATAATGAAAAGGAAATAATTAGTCGCATAGAAAATGCTTTAAGCCGAATTGAAAATGGGAGTTATGGTAAATGTGAAATTTGTGGCTCTGACATTCCTAAAGAAAGGCTTGATTTTATGCCTTATGCCACTACCTGTGTTGAATGTGAGAGCAAGAAAGCAAACTACAAGACTTATAAGTATGATAGGCCAGTTGAGGAAGAGGTTTTAAAACCTTTTGGAAGGAGCTTTATGGACATAAGTGCTGATATGGAAAACGATATAATGTATGATGATGAAGATGCCTGGCAGGATGTAGCTCAATATGAAAAAAGACCAGGCATAATAAGAAACTTTGATGATTTAAAAGGAGAATTTACGTCCAAAAGTGAGACTAAGGCCGATGGAGGTATTGTTGAACCTACTGATAACATATCTAATGAGCAGTATAGAAAGCAACTTCCATAA
- a CDS encoding DUF5665 domain-containing protein, whose amino-acid sequence MDKGFEDKKDIEKYEELIRNIGMQLERAKIGNYVDLMQNPTRIIILNFLGGISRGFGIAIGFTILGAIVLYSLQRLVMLNLPIIGGFVSEVVKLVQSSIR is encoded by the coding sequence GTGGATAAAGGCTTTGAGGATAAAAAAGATATAGAAAAATATGAAGAACTTATTAGAAATATAGGTATGCAACTTGAAAGGGCTAAAATTGGAAACTATGTAGATCTCATGCAAAATCCTACAAGGATAATTATATTAAACTTCCTTGGAGGGATTTCAAGAGGTTTTGGGATTGCGATAGGTTTTACTATACTTGGTGCAATAGTGCTATATTCACTTCAAAGGCTTGTTATGCTTAACTTGCCTATAATAGGAGGGTTTGTATCAGAAGTTGTAAAGTTAGTTCAATCAAGTATTAGATAG
- the aroB gene encoding 3-dehydroquinate synthase yields the protein MKEIKIKTSKEYSAIITSSHQNLIFQLEIHKIKSCFIVTDENIYNLHRRYIDLLKDKAVGIYIIEPGEESKTYDVISQIYEEMIKKNVNRKTAVIAIGGGVVGDLAGFVASTFMRGLKIVHIPTTLVAQCDSSIGGKNGYNFKNIKNIIGCIYQPSFVYIDVNFIKTLSEREYINGLAEVIKYGFICNKDFFNYIEINKKAILERESDKLIHIVSECVKIKGNIVEEDEFDKDKRLILNFGHTIGHGIESASNFKFTHGEAISVGMAIESYIALKLNLIDEKIYYKLISILSFFGLPVKCTMDVENILEYVKNDKKKTSNEVKFVLPSKIGNAIIIDNLKYDFIYNCLNEFNTIKIV from the coding sequence ATGAAGGAGATAAAAATAAAAACATCTAAAGAATATAGTGCAATTATAACATCAAGCCACCAAAATCTTATATTCCAGCTGGAAATACATAAAATAAAAAGCTGCTTTATAGTAACTGATGAAAATATTTATAACCTTCATAGAAGGTATATTGATCTGCTTAAAGATAAAGCTGTAGGAATATATATAATAGAGCCAGGAGAAGAGAGTAAGACTTATGATGTAATTTCACAAATATATGAAGAAATGATAAAGAAGAACGTAAATAGAAAAACAGCTGTTATAGCTATTGGAGGTGGAGTTGTCGGAGATCTAGCAGGTTTTGTAGCTTCTACTTTTATGAGAGGATTGAAAATAGTCCATATTCCAACAACTCTTGTAGCTCAATGTGATAGCAGTATTGGAGGGAAAAATGGATATAACTTTAAAAATATAAAAAATATTATAGGGTGTATTTATCAGCCTTCTTTTGTATATATTGATGTTAACTTTATAAAGACTTTAAGTGAAAGGGAATATATTAATGGTTTAGCAGAAGTTATAAAATACGGCTTTATATGTAACAAAGATTTTTTTAATTATATAGAAATAAATAAAAAAGCTATATTAGAAAGAGAATCTGATAAACTAATTCATATAGTTTCAGAATGTGTGAAAATAAAAGGCAATATAGTAGAAGAAGATGAGTTCGATAAAGATAAAAGACTTATATTAAATTTTGGTCATACTATAGGTCATGGAATTGAAAGTGCCTCTAATTTTAAGTTTACCCATGGCGAAGCTATATCCGTAGGAATGGCAATAGAATCCTATATAGCTTTGAAACTAAATCTTATTGATGAAAAAATATATTATAAGCTAATATCTATACTTAGCTTTTTTGGTCTTCCTGTAAAGTGTACTATGGATGTGGAAAATATTTTAGAATATGTTAAAAATGACAAGAAAAAAACATCTAATGAAGTAAAGTTTGTATTACCTAGTAAAATAGGAAATGCAATTATTATAGACAATTTAAAATATGATTTTATCTATAATTGTTTAAATGAATTTAATACAATTAAAATTGTTTGA
- the ileS gene encoding isoleucine--tRNA ligase has product MDYSKTLNLPKTDFAMRANLPQKEPGILKFWEENKIYEKTLEKNKGQKSFILHDGPPYANGDIHLGHTLNKVLKDIINKYKAIRGYYTPYVPGWDTHGLPIELQAIKKLGIKAHEVGPLKFRKICKEYALDQVAKQKEQFKRLGVTGDWDNPYLTLEPKFEAKQIEVFGKMAEKGYIYKGLKPVYWCPSCETALAEAEIEYADETSNSIYVKFRVKDDKGLFKNLNVDLNNIYYVIWTTTTWTIPANLAICLGPDFEYVLAKFDNEVYIVAKELLDNLKKVAKLEGEEIIASFKGSELEGQVAKHPLYDRDSVIIVGEHVTLESGTGCVHTAPGHGEEDFIIGQKYNLEVLNPVDGRGRFTKEAGKYEGLTYKEGNKVIFEDLKNEGALLADEKITHSYPHCWRCKNPILFRATEQWFASVEDFKDEAINAIKEVEWLPAWGEERISNMVAERADWCISRQRIWGVPIPIFYCKDCGKELITKQTISRVAEIFSEKGSDAWYELSAEELLPEGTKCECGCSEFTKETDIMDVWFDSGSSHAGVLDTREELDWPSDMYLEGNDQYRGWFQSSLLTAVATRGKAPYKIVITHGMVVDGEGKKMSKSLGNGIDPMDVINEFGADILRLWVSSADYKNDVRISKDILKQLSEVYRKIRNTARYIMGNLYDFNPDTDMIDYLEMNELDKWALLKLQHLIKEVTEAYDRYEFHIMYHAIHNFCVVDMSNFYLDIIKDRLYTFKADSKERRAAQTVMYTILKALVKMISPILSFTAEEIWSSMPHDSKDKYESVFLSDWPEVLEKYVDKELENRWDNILDIRTEVSKALEIARANKVIGHSLNAKVDIYAEGETYEFLKEVGNYLETVFIVSKVELHKGVNNLPEGTYLSEQNKDLAVFVSQAPGQKCERCWTYSETVGQNPEHPTICAKCAANI; this is encoded by the coding sequence ATGGACTACAGTAAAACGCTAAATCTACCAAAAACTGATTTTGCAATGAGGGCAAATCTGCCACAAAAAGAACCAGGAATCTTAAAATTTTGGGAGGAAAATAAGATATATGAAAAAACGTTAGAGAAGAATAAAGGTCAAAAATCCTTTATTTTGCATGACGGACCTCCTTATGCAAATGGTGATATACATCTTGGTCATACATTAAATAAGGTTTTAAAAGATATAATCAATAAATACAAAGCAATAAGAGGCTATTATACACCTTATGTTCCCGGATGGGATACACACGGTCTTCCTATCGAGCTTCAAGCAATTAAAAAGCTTGGAATTAAAGCCCATGAGGTTGGACCTTTAAAGTTCAGAAAGATATGTAAAGAATATGCTCTTGATCAGGTTGCAAAGCAAAAGGAACAATTCAAAAGGCTTGGTGTAACAGGAGATTGGGATAACCCTTACCTTACTCTTGAGCCAAAGTTTGAAGCAAAACAAATAGAAGTATTTGGGAAGATGGCAGAGAAGGGGTATATATATAAGGGATTAAAACCTGTTTACTGGTGCCCATCCTGCGAAACTGCCCTTGCAGAAGCTGAAATTGAATATGCCGATGAAACCTCAAATTCAATATATGTTAAATTCAGAGTTAAAGATGATAAAGGATTATTTAAAAATCTTAATGTTGATTTAAATAATATTTATTATGTTATCTGGACTACTACAACTTGGACTATACCAGCAAACCTTGCAATATGTCTTGGTCCTGACTTTGAATATGTTCTTGCTAAATTTGATAATGAAGTATATATAGTTGCAAAAGAACTTCTTGATAACTTAAAAAAGGTTGCAAAACTCGAAGGGGAAGAGATAATAGCATCATTTAAAGGAAGTGAGCTTGAAGGACAGGTTGCAAAGCATCCTTTATATGATAGGGATTCAGTTATAATAGTTGGAGAGCATGTAACCTTAGAGTCTGGTACTGGATGTGTACACACAGCTCCAGGTCATGGTGAAGAAGACTTTATAATAGGACAAAAATACAACCTTGAAGTTTTAAATCCTGTAGATGGAAGAGGAAGATTTACAAAGGAAGCTGGAAAATACGAAGGATTGACATATAAAGAGGGTAATAAGGTAATTTTTGAAGATTTAAAAAATGAAGGGGCACTTCTTGCTGATGAAAAGATAACTCACTCCTATCCACACTGCTGGAGATGTAAAAATCCTATACTGTTTAGAGCTACTGAACAGTGGTTTGCATCTGTTGAAGACTTTAAGGATGAGGCTATTAATGCAATAAAGGAAGTAGAATGGCTACCAGCATGGGGTGAAGAAAGAATTTCTAATATGGTTGCTGAAAGAGCTGACTGGTGTATATCAAGACAGAGAATTTGGGGTGTTCCGATTCCTATATTCTACTGCAAAGATTGTGGAAAAGAGCTTATTACAAAGCAAACAATAAGCAGGGTGGCTGAAATATTCAGTGAAAAAGGCTCTGATGCATGGTATGAGCTTTCAGCTGAGGAACTTTTACCTGAAGGAACAAAATGCGAATGTGGATGCAGCGAGTTTACAAAGGAAACAGATATTATGGACGTATGGTTTGATTCTGGATCAAGCCACGCAGGAGTATTAGATACAAGAGAGGAACTTGATTGGCCTTCAGACATGTATCTTGAAGGGAACGATCAATATAGAGGTTGGTTCCAGTCGTCACTGCTTACAGCTGTTGCAACAAGAGGTAAAGCACCTTATAAAATAGTTATAACCCATGGTATGGTTGTTGATGGAGAAGGAAAGAAGATGTCAAAATCCCTTGGAAACGGGATTGATCCAATGGATGTTATAAATGAATTCGGTGCTGATATTTTAAGGCTTTGGGTATCATCAGCAGATTATAAAAACGATGTTAGAATATCAAAGGATATACTAAAGCAGTTATCTGAAGTTTATAGGAAGATAAGGAATACTGCAAGGTATATAATGGGAAATCTATATGATTTTAATCCTGATACAGATATGATAGATTATCTGGAAATGAATGAACTTGATAAATGGGCTCTACTTAAATTGCAACATCTTATAAAAGAAGTAACAGAGGCTTATGACAGATATGAGTTCCACATTATGTATCATGCTATACACAACTTCTGTGTAGTTGATATGAGTAATTTCTATCTCGATATAATTAAGGATAGACTTTATACATTTAAAGCTGATTCAAAAGAAAGAAGAGCAGCGCAAACTGTAATGTATACAATACTCAAAGCTCTTGTTAAGATGATTTCACCAATACTTTCCTTTACAGCAGAGGAAATATGGAGCTCAATGCCACATGATAGCAAGGATAAATATGAAAGCGTGTTTTTATCTGATTGGCCTGAAGTTTTAGAAAAATATGTAGATAAAGAGCTTGAAAACAGATGGGATAATATACTGGACATTAGAACAGAAGTTTCAAAAGCTCTTGAAATAGCAAGAGCAAATAAGGTTATAGGCCATTCATTAAATGCAAAGGTAGATATTTATGCAGAAGGTGAAACCTACGAATTCCTTAAGGAAGTTGGAAACTATTTAGAAACTGTGTTTATAGTTTCTAAGGTAGAACTTCATAAAGGAGTGAATAATCTTCCAGAAGGTACTTATTTATCAGAACAGAATAAAGATCTTGCAGTATTTGTATCCCAAGCTCCAGGACAAAAGTGTGAAAGATGTTGGACATATAGTGAAACTGTGGGACAAAACCCAGAACATCCGACAATCTGTGCAAAATGTGCAGCAAATATATAA
- a CDS encoding DivIVA domain-containing protein: MTITPNEISNKEFKKVFRGYDIDEVDDFLDQILEDYEKLYKECMTQKEKIAALNEKIEQYSNIETTLQSTLILAQGAADQAKEAAKKESELIIKNAQEQATDIINKAQQNVLQINKEYEILKQEYNMFKSRFKALLEAQLETLEKSEVDLLAKR, translated from the coding sequence ATGACTATTACACCTAATGAAATAAGCAACAAGGAGTTTAAAAAGGTATTTAGAGGCTATGATATAGATGAGGTCGATGATTTTTTGGACCAGATATTAGAAGATTATGAAAAGCTATATAAAGAATGTATGACACAAAAAGAAAAGATAGCTGCGCTTAATGAAAAAATTGAACAGTATTCAAATATAGAGACAACTCTTCAAAGTACTTTGATTTTAGCCCAAGGAGCTGCAGATCAGGCAAAGGAAGCTGCAAAAAAGGAATCAGAGCTTATAATAAAAAATGCTCAGGAACAGGCAACAGATATTATAAACAAAGCTCAGCAGAATGTACTTCAAATAAATAAGGAATATGAGATTTTAAAACAGGAATATAATATGTTTAAATCAAGATTTAAAGCATTACTTGAGGCTCAGCTTGAAACTTTAGAAAAATCAGAAGTTGATTTACTTGCAAAAAGATAG
- a CDS encoding RNA-binding protein, with product MDIEKYIANTSENKQIYMELLDKVKRAKKSFKDIYTDFLFPDSQEFLKQLCNEEGLHVSFIGGKGDFERAVGVISCYEDIDYNPVDVIKISCNFKFENLTHRDFLGAILSLGIKREKIGDINLYEDGAEIYVLKDISDYIVINLNKIRHTGVKIKKIDYEDARERVQQFSEKAVNVASMRLDAIVSGAINLSREKSSIFIKNGSVKLNYLICDDASKKVKEGDLISVKGYGRFLIDKITGTTKKDRITLIIKKFV from the coding sequence ATGGATATAGAAAAGTACATTGCTAATACTTCGGAGAATAAACAGATTTATATGGAACTTTTAGATAAGGTAAAAAGAGCAAAGAAAAGTTTTAAGGATATTTATACAGATTTTTTATTTCCAGATAGTCAGGAGTTTTTAAAGCAGCTATGTAATGAGGAAGGACTGCATGTTTCTTTTATTGGAGGAAAAGGTGATTTTGAAAGGGCTGTTGGAGTTATAAGCTGTTATGAAGATATAGATTATAATCCTGTTGATGTTATAAAAATAAGCTGCAATTTTAAGTTTGAAAATCTGACACATAGGGATTTTTTGGGAGCTATACTTTCTCTTGGAATAAAAAGGGAAAAAATAGGGGATATAAATTTATATGAAGATGGTGCTGAAATCTATGTTCTCAAGGACATAAGTGATTATATAGTTATAAATCTAAACAAGATAAGGCATACAGGTGTAAAGATTAAAAAGATAGATTACGAAGATGCAAGAGAAAGAGTGCAGCAGTTTAGCGAAAAAGCTGTGAATGTAGCCTCTATGAGGCTTGATGCAATAGTTTCAGGAGCTATTAACTTATCAAGGGAAAAATCTTCTATTTTTATCAAAAATGGAAGTGTGAAGTTAAATTATTTAATATGTGATGATGCTTCGAAAAAAGTTAAAGAAGGGGATTTAATATCGGTTAAAGGTTATGGAAGATTTTTAATAGATAAAATAACAGGAACAACTAAAAAGGATAGAATAACTTTAATCATAAAAAAGTTTGTATAG
- a CDS encoding YggT family protein, whose translation MQYILISAISKLINVIEILIIIDVILSFMAPLRSNEFIRLIRSIVNPILDPCYRIQKSIIPNLPIDFSPAIAIFLLDILKKLIINILLTIY comes from the coding sequence TTGCAGTATATATTAATATCTGCTATAAGTAAATTAATTAACGTTATAGAAATATTGATTATAATTGATGTTATTTTATCCTTTATGGCTCCTCTAAGAAGTAATGAATTTATTAGACTTATTAGGTCTATTGTAAATCCTATATTAGATCCATGTTATAGGATTCAAAAATCTATAATTCCAAACCTGCCAATAGATTTTTCACCAGCTATAGCAATTTTCCTACTCGATATATTAAAAAAACTTATTATAAATATTTTGCTTACAATATATTAA